One Companilactobacillus farciminis KCTC 3681 = DSM 20184 genomic window, TCACGTATCAATCCGTAACGCGATAATTTAAGGAGAATTTAATGATAATTAAAGGAAAAAAGAACCGCTATTTAAGAAGCCAAGCAGCAACTATGAAACCAGTTATTCAAGTAGGTCGCGATGGTATTACTGAAAACTTGCTTAAACAATTGGACATTTTGATCGAAAAGAACGAACTTATTAAAGTTTCTTTGCTTCAAAATACGATGGTTGAGCCACAGGATCTAATCGATGCCTTGAGCGAATTCGATGCAGATATCGTTCACATCCAAACAATTGGTTCCAAGATGGTTTTCTATAAGAAAGCTTCAAAAATCAAGAATCGTAAATATTCAATTGAATTAGAGAAAATGTAATTTAAGTGATTAATTATGAATACTCAAAAACAATTATTAACTAAAGAAAAATTAGAATTTCATAGTAATTTGCCAAAACGACACGTCGGAATTTTGGGTGGTACTTTTAATCCGATTCATCTAGGACATTTGGTGATAGCGGAACAAGTTTATGAACAATTGTGCTTGGACAAAGTTTTGTTCTTGCCTGATAAGATTCCACCTCATCGTGGCGTCAAGAAGACTATTCCTGATATTAAAAGCGATGATCGAATCGAAATGATCAAATTGGCCATTCGTGACAATATGCATTTTGATTTGGACTTGACCGATATTCGTCGTGGCGGAGTTAGTTATACTTTTGAAACAATCAAATTGCTCAAAGACTTAAATCCGAATACTGAGTATTACTTTATAATAGGTGGAGACATGGTAGAGAATTTACCGAAATGGTCTCACATCGATGAACTGATCAAGATGGTGCATTTTGTAGGAGTTTGTCGAAAAGGCTTTGAGGAAAAATCAAAGTATCCTATACTTTGGGTAAATACTCCCGAAATGGAAATTAGTTCGAGTATGATTCGAGAAAAAGTCAAACAGGGACAATCGATTAAATACTTAGTTCCTGATGATGTAGCTTGGTATATCAAAGATAGGGGGCTTTATCGTGAGTGAATTTAATTACGAAGGCATTAAGAGTGGTTTGAAACGAGCAGACATTTTGAACAGAATGGAAGACACCTTGAGTGATTTTCGTTATAATCATTGTTTGCGAGTTGAAAAAACCTCACGTGCTCTAGCCGCTGAATTTGGTGGTGATGTAGATCGAGCTGGTTTAGCTGGATTATTGCATGACTACGCTAAAGAACGAAGCGATGAAGAATTTATTACTGAAATTAATAAAAAACATTTAGACCCAGAATTGTTACATGCTAATAATGCTATTTGGCACGGAATCGTCGGTGCTGAAATTATTAAGGATGAATTGGGTATTTATGACGAGGATGTTTTAAACGCCATTAGAAGACATACCGTGGGTTCTACGAACATGACTCAAGTAGACAAAGCTGTCTTTGTAGGTGATTTTATTGAACCAGGTCGAGATTTTCCCGGTATCGATGAAGCAAGAAAATATGCTGAAAAATCCCTCGATAGTGCCGTAACTTTTGAATTAAAACATTCAATTCAACATTTAGTTGATACAAATAGAGAAATTTATCCAGCAACTTTTGTTAGTTACAATTACTGGATCAAAAAAGGAGAATTATAATTTGGACTCAAAAAAAATGATGGAAATCGCTGTGAAAGCAGCCGATGAAAAGCACGCTAATGATATCAAAGTTCTAAATATCAGCGA contains:
- a CDS encoding nicotinate-nucleotide adenylyltransferase; translated protein: MNTQKQLLTKEKLEFHSNLPKRHVGILGGTFNPIHLGHLVIAEQVYEQLCLDKVLFLPDKIPPHRGVKKTIPDIKSDDRIEMIKLAIRDNMHFDLDLTDIRRGGVSYTFETIKLLKDLNPNTEYYFIIGGDMVENLPKWSHIDELIKMVHFVGVCRKGFEEKSKYPILWVNTPEMEISSSMIREKVKQGQSIKYLVPDDVAWYIKDRGLYRE
- the yqeK gene encoding bis(5'-nucleosyl)-tetraphosphatase (symmetrical) YqeK; protein product: MSEFNYEGIKSGLKRADILNRMEDTLSDFRYNHCLRVEKTSRALAAEFGGDVDRAGLAGLLHDYAKERSDEEFITEINKKHLDPELLHANNAIWHGIVGAEIIKDELGIYDEDVLNAIRRHTVGSTNMTQVDKAVFVGDFIEPGRDFPGIDEARKYAEKSLDSAVTFELKHSIQHLVDTNREIYPATFVSYNYWIKKGEL
- a CDS encoding YhbY family RNA-binding protein codes for the protein MIIKGKKNRYLRSQAATMKPVIQVGRDGITENLLKQLDILIEKNELIKVSLLQNTMVEPQDLIDALSEFDADIVHIQTIGSKMVFYKKASKIKNRKYSIELEKM